From Triticum aestivum cultivar Chinese Spring chromosome 7B, IWGSC CS RefSeq v2.1, whole genome shotgun sequence:
cgctcttggattcacctccatccagaagtgcacgacagcgatgaggatgcttgcatatggagctcccagtgattcactcgacgactatgggcgcatggtcgAGTACACCAgtatagagtgtttctacaagttctgtcgggcagtggtggcagtgtttgggccacaatacttgagaacacccaatgcggaagacactgctcggatcctagcccagaatgcagcaagaggatttcctgggatgcttgcaagcatcgactgcatgcattggcaatggaagaactgcccatttggttggcaggagatgtacaaaggcgccaaaggcggttgtagtgtggtgcttgaggcggtagccacacaggacctctggatttggcactccttctttggtatgccaggaactcacaatgacatcaacgtgttgcagtgctctcctgtttttgccaagctcgttgagggtcATTCTCCTCCGATGAACTTCGAGATCagtgggcaccaatacaacaaggggtactatctagctgacgacatctatccgagatggtcgacatttgtgaagacgatctcaaaccctgtggcaggaggcaagaacgcctggtttgcgaaggttcaggaggcttgcaggaaggatgtcgagcgggcatttggcgTGCTCCAATCTCGtttcgctgttgttcggtaccccgctcagacctggtcgaaagatcaaatgtgggatatCATGACTTGCTGCGTGAtcttgcaaaacatgatcatcgagagcgagcaagaagacccagtgtttgacactaaaccatactacaggcagggtcctctagccgaagttgatcaccagctaccggcaatttggactgcctatctcagtatgcgtcaggagatccgagacccacaggtgcatcatcaactgcagaaagatcttattgagcacctatggaggctcaagggggacgccgcgtgatgaaatacgagtttttatttgttgaactatataatttgtattgaactatttgttgttgtagtattttgttgaagtatttgatttttctgtgatgaaatatgtgataaggaataattgtgttgataattgaacgccgagacacggcgaaaccacgccgaatatgggcctattctcgcccatatgggccgtttattcaccgaaattgggctgcaaagtggaCCAATTTCAgcgcctgggggcgacgactgggcgcaaaaccgcccccagcgccgagtgtatcgccggatcgcccccagggggcgatttgtATGCGTCttgggggggccaacggctggagatgcccttaggccaTCGAATGCTGCAATCGAGGTTGGCATTGGCGGAAGACTTGGTGCCAAGCCCTTGGGCATTTGTTGTTCGTATGCGAAAGAAAACTCTGTGCAACGACTGTTTTAGTAGCACCCATAATTAGCATTCGCCGTTGGAACAGAAAACACTGATGGTTTTCTATTTTGATGGTGTTTATTTATTTTTCATAAGGGCTTGAATAAGTGTTTAGCATTGAAGATGGCCTTATAGGTTGATAGCGGCCAACCTCACATATGAACCGGACATCTTTTGGTGGAAGCTTAAAACTTCTGGCTTTTCTGCCATATCTATGTGTTCGGACCTCATCAATGATATCCAACCTTTTAACGGTAAATTTATTTTGTGCCCCCTCATGGTCACTCGGGTGATCTTCTTCTTGGCACCAAAAAAGATGCTGTTGATTTTGTCGCTTTTGATCATGGCATTTTTTGGGCTAGCACGATGGTCTCTCATCGATCCCTTAACTCTTTACTTGAAATCATGGTGGTTTATGGTCCGGCTGATCATTCTATGTCTTATATCTTTTTGGATGAACTTAGTAATAAAATTGATTCCTGTCAGCTGCCACTCTTGATTGGGGGCGATTTCAACTTGATGCGATACCCGTTGGATAAGAGTTCCTTTAATTTTCATGGCCACTGGCCGAAGCTTTCAATGCTTTCATTAGGGACACGGCTATCCATGAAATCCCTAGGGTTGGGGCCCGTTTCATCTGGACGAATCGCcaaacctctcccatacgttctgTCCTTGATCGGGTTTTCGTGTGTCCTAGTTGGGACTCGCTGTTTCCCCGTGTCAGCCTCAGAGCCCTAGCTATAGTGGGATCTGATCACTCCCCCCTGATTCTTGATGATAGTAATTGCTCGGTTGCCTTCCCGAGGTTTCAGTTCGATGCTTCATGGCTCCAAGTGGAGGGTTTCGCCGACTTGATTGCGCAAAAGATTTCGGTTTTCCTGTCTTCTAACCGCCGATCTTTTGGCCCGATGGACACTGGCATCAATGCTCCTATTTTCTTCGTAGATTCCTTAGAGGTTGGTCTAAAAACCATTATGCTGAGTCAAGGCGGGACAAAGCTAGGCTGGTTGCTCAAATTGAGGTGCTTGATGCTCGTGCGGATAATCCAGGCCTATCCGCGGCCGAATGGCAGATCCGCTACGGTCTTGAAGAGGCTCTTTTGGGTATTCATCGTCAGAGGAAGTATATTGGAAGCAAAGAGGCACTATTAACTGGACCTTAAAGGGTGACTCGCCCACGGCCTATTTCTTTGCCATTGCAAACGGTAGACGTCGGAGATGCCTGATTGATAGTCTCCTTATTGAGGGCTTCAGGGTCTCTGATCAGTCTGTGATTATGCGGCACGTGGTCCACTTCTTTTCTAACCTCTTATCTGCTAAATCTGAGTTGGGTTTTAGGTTGGCGCCGTCCTTTTGGTCTCCCCTCGAACAGGTGTCGAGTTCTGAAAATGAGAGTCTGATGATTCCCCCTTCTAAAGAGGAGATTTTCGAAGCGATTCGATCTGCCAACTCTAATGCGGCTTCCGGGCCTGACGGATTCTCCATTCCTTTCTTTCGGCAGTTCTGGCCTCAATTAAAAGGCCTCATTCAGGCTATTACACAAGGTTTTTGGCTGGGAACTGTTGACATCTCTAGACTGAATTACGCGGTACTCACTCTCATCCCTAAGGTCAAAGGTGCTGACTTGATTTCCCAGTTTAGGCCCATTGCTTTAATTAACAACTTTGCGAAGATTCCGGCTAAGGGTTTGGCAACTAGGGTTTCTCCGATCGCCCATCGTGTCATTGGTCCTTTTCAATCTGCGTTCATAAAGGGGAGATTTATTTTGGACGGGGTGCTTTGCCTGCATGAGATAGTCCATGACTTGCGGACCAAGGGCACTAAGGCTGTGCTTCTTAAGCTTGACTTCGAAAAGGCCTATAACTCGGTGAGTTGGAATTTCCTTCGCCAAGTTCTTCTTGATAAGGGCTTCGAGGGAGCGGTGGTTCACCGTCTTATGCAGCTTGTCTCGGGTGGGCACACGGCTATGGCAGTGAATGGTTAGATTAGTAACTTCTTTGCTAATGGTAGGGGCCTTAGACAAGGGGATCTGGCGTACCCGTTGCTCTTTAATTTCATTGTGGATGCTCTCTCTCATATCCTTTCTCGAGCAGCTACTGCTGGGCACATTACGCCTGTTAGTTCTCACCTTATCCCCAATGGCATCACTCACCTTCAATACGCGGACGACACCATTATTATGGTTGAACTTAATGAGGACAGCCTCACGAACCTGAAATTTCTCCTCTTATGCTTTGAAGCGCTTTCGGGGTCTTAAAATCAACTTTTCAAAGAGCGAAGTTATTGTGACTGGGGTGCCTGATTCGGATGCTCAGAGAGTGGCTCATCTGCTCAATTGTTCTCTAGGGTCTTATCCTCTCAAATACCTGGGCCTACCAATCTCCCCTCTCAAGCTCTTGGCTAAAGATTTTGCCCTGACAGTGACTAAAGTAGGAAATAGAGTTTTGCCGCGGAGAGGCCGTTATAATTCCCAGGCGGGCAAGGTTGCCCTTATTAATGCGTGCCTATCCTCCCTTCCGATGTTTCTAATGGGCTTCTATCTCTTGTCCGGAGGGATTCATGCTGGTTTCGACAAGCATAGGGGTGCTTTCTATTGGAACTCCTCTGATAATAAGCGCAAATATAGGATGGTTAAGTGGGACCTAATTTGCAGACCTAAGACCATGGGGGGCCTAGGCATCATTAATACTTTGGTCATGAACAAGTGCCTCATGataaaatggtggtggaagattatgttCCTCGAGGAGCGTCCCACCTGGCTATCTCTTCTCAAAGCTAAGTACTTCCCCTCCTCGAGCCCTATGTTCGCCTCCTCCTCTGGTGGCTCTCAATTTTGGCGCCAGCTCGTTAAAGTTTGAGCGATCTTCCAATCCCTTGTTAAATTTGTAGTTCGGGATGGTAAATCCACTTGTTTTTGGTTAGATTGGTGGGTAGGGGATACCACGCTTGCGGTGGCCTACCCGATCCTGTTCTCGTATTGCGTTGATCCCGAGATCTCTATCTTTAAGCTCTCGGCTCACGACTGGGTCCTTGATTTCCGGCGTTCTCTTTCTCCTATGGAGTTGGATGATTGGCAACGTCTTACTGCCTGCTTCCCCTTGCTCTCGGAGGAAGATGACTCGGTGGTCTGGCCTCACACTGCCTCGGGGTGTTCCTCAGTTAAATCTGCCTACTCCAAACTTATCTCAGGTGTCCGCACAGCTAAATTCAAGGATATTTGGCCAGCTTGTATTCCTCCTAAGATAATTTTTTTCCTGTGGCAAGCTTTCCGGCGAAAACTTCCTGCGGCCGATCAAATTAGGAAGAGTAACGGGCCGGGCTCTGATAGATGTGCGCTTTGTGGGGCTCTTGAAAACACCGATCATATATTTTTTCATTGCTCTTTGGCTAAATTCCTCTGGAGTTGCATTAGACTTTGGCTTCATGTTAATTGGCATCCATCTTCTTTTGAGGATTTGCGGCGTTGTGTTAATACTTTAGCAGGCCAGTCTAAGAGGGTATTCTGGGTTGGCTGGGCAGCGATCTGTTGGTCGCTATGGACTACTAGAAACAAGTTCACTATCGAACACATTTTCCTGGCTAACCCCGTGAATTGCTTATTTAAAGCCAATGTCTTTTTGCaacagtggagatcattgactaaggaaGGGGACCTAGAGGCATTCGACGACATGTTATCTAAGATGAGATCTACGGCGTCTTCCCTGTTGCGGCGCTCCAGGAGGATGGCTTAATTTCCGGTTCTTTTGGACTCTTTGCTGGCCCGCGTGCCATCTTTGGCTGGTTGCCATGTACTCGCACGTCTTAACTCTGTTCTGCTCGGCTCATGTGTTGTTCTAGGGGCTGTGATGTGACTCGGGCGCATGCCTTTTATCTAAAAAAAACTATAAATTTATTTGGGAACTTAAAGTCCCTTAGAAGCTCAAATTTATATTTATAGAGGAGGGTGATCCTAACCGAAGACAACCTCAAAAAGTGTAGATAGCAAGGTTGCCCAAAATATTGTTTTAGGGAAATGAGAAATCGATTCAACACATATCCCTAGATTGTTCTCTTTCTAAGATTTTGTGGTGTTATACCAAagtccccccaccccaccccaccccactccACCCTAGTATTTATGAATTTGTTCGGTAACTAGTGAGTTGGTGCTTTGCTTTGGGCTTATGAAACTGTCGCAATGATAATATCTCTAATATGAGGAATTTTACATTTTTTTAGAGGTCACCTACAAGGTAATTTATTGGATCCCTATGTGGTCTTTTTTGCGTCGGGAGAAGGACGCGACATCCACGGACTCTAGGTGCAACCTAAGGTTGTTGGGGATTTTATTCAACCGATATGGGTGACAAACTAATAACATGATATGTGAAGATAAGCCTGTTTTCCGTTGGTTGTAAAACCAATTTGGTTCACCATTATAGTTGTTTTTAATCGTACTTGGAATGCTTgaaaattttgcaataattaattaaGAGTTGTGTACGTCAAGAACGAGGGTGTTTTTACccaatcaaaaagaaaaaaagtagCGTGAATGAAGGGCCTGTTCGGAGTCTCGCCGCTCCGCACGACTCCGCTCCCGGAGCGGCCCGAGCTTCAGTTGAAAATACGGAGTGGAGAAAAAGATGCTTCGTAGATTCTTGTATTTCTTGGAGCGGTGGATTGACGAACAGGCCTGAAGTGTAGAAAAATGCACGTGCACTGCACGTATCTGGGTCGGGGGCACGCGCAGGTAGCGCGCTGGTCCTCGTCTTGGCCATTCGCGCTCACGTGAAGAAGAGCTCTCCCTCCCATAAACACGGCCACCGAGAGCCAGGCCGCATCTCGCTCATTCCTGCAATCCTACTGCATCTTCTTCAACTAGCTAATCCAAGATCTCCAAGAACTCCAAGTATCCAAGCTGACCAATGGCGGCCAAGATCTACATTGTGTGAGCACACCTCAACCCCATTCTGCCTTCCTTCCTCTCAGTCTCACCCTTTATTTGCTCCGGCAACTTTCTTGTTCGACCATCCTCGCCACCAATTTGCGGCGCGGCGAGATTATGGCCTTTTTGATTACTCACTTGGCTGATTTACAGTACTTTCTTGGGGGAATCCCTGACGCTGCATTTAGGAGTGTACATCGGAGTTGGTTAGTTCGAGCGCTCAGTTGCTCCGTTACTCTGTTCCCCTGGGGTTCAGACTTTCGAAACCAAATCATAGGGAAAGCAGCCAGCATTGCTCAACTGCTCAGTGATTGTTTGCGCAATAGTGGCAGAGAAAAAAACATCCTGAGATGGAGACGAGCTGTGTCAGTTCAGGCCAGGACACCAACGGAAGTTGCTCACTGCTCAGCGTGTGGTTCAAGCAGAGATCGTTGCAAAACTTGGCTTTTCAACAGCCACATTACATTAACCGTTGAAATCATTGATCTACTTCCCAATTCTGTGGAGTATTATCTATTGTGTACCAAAAACAAAAGCAAATCCAATCCTACAAGATCTTCATTCATGAACTTACACATTCTTTAGGTACTACTCCACCTATGGCCATGTGGCCAAGCTAGCAGATGAGATTCTGAAGGGCGTGTCGTCCGTCGAAGGTGTCGAGGTCAAGCTATGGCAGGTGATTACACAACGTTCTATCTGCATATATACCGATTAAGATATATACTGAGATGAACTACCGCTATATAGTTTTCAAATTGCCGAATGATTTTTTTCCCGCCTGTTGATACAAACACCATCCGATACTCTGAATATACTGCAGGTCCCGGAGACTCTTTCTGACGAAGCACTCGCAAAGATGGGCGCTCCTGCGAAGAGGGATGACGTGCCGGTCATCTCGCCCGCAGAGCTCGCCGACGCCGACGGCCTCATCTTCGGGTTCCCCACTAGATTCGGCATGATGCCCACGCAGTTCAAGGCGTTCATGGACGGCACCAGTGAGCTGTGGTGCCTGCAGCGGCTCGCCGGCAAGCCTGCCGCATTGTTCTTCTCCTCCGGTTGCCAGGGCGGTGGCCAAGAAACCACCGCGTAAGATTCCTTCTTCCTTTGTTGATTTGTCATGGAAATTAGATTATCTAATTAGTTTGTTGCTGATCTTGTAGGTTGACGGCCATTACTCAGCTGGTGCACcatggcatgctctttgttccggTCGGGTACACGTTTGGCGCAGGCATGTTTGAGATGGGGCAGGTGAAGGGTGGCAGCCCGTATGGGTTTGGCACCATTGCTGGGGATGGATCACGAGTTCCCACTGAGCTTGAGCTGCAACAGGCCTTCCACCAAGGGAAATACTTTGCGGGGATCGCAAAGAAGCTCAAGGGTTCTCCATGATCCACGGCCACCAAGATCGTGTCGACATGAATAAAGTTGAGTTTAGCTCTGAATCTGGTAATTTCATCGGTTCACTGATTGTAAAATGCCTAGTCCTTAACTAGGTTACAATTGTTTCTGTGGCGACCTTAGGTTAATTGTGCGGACCAAGTACTTGAGGTTGAATGTTACTGTTACTATAACATTTGCTGTCAAGTCATGCACATTTCTGTGATCAGGGCAGAAAATCGGAAAAGAGATCCTAACGAAAACTCAGCTGTTTTCTGTGAAACTCGTGCGGACCAAAGATATCCTTAATAGTGTGCATTAAGGGCATCTCCAGCGTCGATCCTCAAATCGCCTGCAACCGTCTGAACCATGCGGTCTAGACGTGTTTTGTCATCCAACATGTTCCTCTATCCGTCCGCCAACCACCTGGACATGTTTTTCCCCTCACAAACCAAAAACAAACTAGGGGGCTTTGCGGGCgttcggaccgctgccacggccacgCTTGACAACCGTGGCCCACCAACAACCCCCTCTCCCGCGCCCGAAGCCACCTATCCGCATTCATGCCGGCCCAGAGCGGACGGGACGGCTCACTGGAGCCGACATTGAAGCGGCTCACCGGCCGTGAGCGCTGCCTGTTGTACGCCCGCTGAGCATGCATTCTCTCTGCATCGACACCGCGACCGTCTGCTCGCCAACCCCCATTAAACCAGCGCGTgtgccgagaaacctactccggcgcccCCAGCACCACACGCCCGTCCTTGTGCTGGCAGGCGTTAAACACCTCTCCGATTGGTGACTCGCATCCACCCGCTATTTAAACGTGGCCAAGCGCCGGGCAATGACCACACCACACCCCTCCGCCCCATCTCCTCCATGTACCACACTCGTTATGGCCTCCGACTCGAAAGTCTTGTGGGATGGCCTCTCCGGTGAGCAAAAGAAGGAGTTCTTTGGCATTGGAGCGGCCTGGTTTACCCGGCGAGCCAACTGGATATAGGCTGGCTTGCCGGCGAACTCTCTGGTGCGGGCGTCACCGCCATTACAATTCATCCTCACCTGTCCAGGCTTGCCAACACCGTCTCCTGGCAAATCTGTCGCGAGCAATGGCGGCAACGCGTCACACAAGGGGGGGGGATGCCATGTTCGCGGAGGATGGTACGTCTGCGCCCATTGCAGACAGTGAGAAAAAGTAGATCGTGGGAGGCCGTCGCTGCTtaggtcccaggaaggccaccgccacCGTGTCACCGAGTAACATAGTAGGTGACTTGACCGGTGAGGGGGGCGTAGACCACAACGGCCGTCTTCCCTCGTCCAAAAAACCAATTGTTATCCGTGCttcgcggcggcggagggaggttgCTCTTCTCCTCCCGCTGAAGCATACCCCTCCGGGGCTGAGGGCAGTCTGACGAGCGGGCTGCCAGACATAGGGAATacatgtgatgcggagcatccttctgtcatccccatggatctaccatcgtctcaccaagtatcaagaggacccatgacaagagcaagagctagagctctcgagaccgaggtgacttctctccttattgatatctcatatgatcctctcgagacatggctactacctaagtccggaatggtgtgcatgattaggtaccaagaggacccttccgaggatgcacatgaagatgatcAAGCCACCAAGTCCACAaaagaagagaaccaacggaagaaggcgaGAACAGCTTCTAGGcactggacatccggcccctggagatctacaccATAGCCAGGAGTCTGCAGCagaagctacagggcccggacatccggcgtccagcccggacatccggccctccgccCCAGAAATCCGGCCTCCTGACCAGACATCCGGACAGGCcgtccagggagcacagaaggctgccccgagaacccggacatccggcccctccggaagccccggacatccggcctcatcTAACCAGAGAACAGCAAGGCCGTctcctccagcccggacatccggcccctcagcccgcacatccggcccctcgcgagcgcccggacatccgacccgacgcccggacatccgacccgtcACCCGGACATACGGCCTTCCCTGTTTGCGAACAGTGTAAGGGTCgtggcccgtgtaccccttcgccccctagactatatatactcctccttcatcctcgttttagggttagcattggtttagctcatttgagatagagcatttctcATCCTTACctgatctactcctcgtgagggaccgcacctcttcggagaagatccacccggATTAAAGACCTCCacccggagaagacaatcaagacctcctcacggagaagaacaattactcttgtatcgtcccttgttgactttggatctcgtgttactttgtgcctcgatgatctagcacttgtgtgatcatattcgtgtcggttgagtgtttctcttgttttcccccgtgatttccctcgtgttcttccgtgcgttcttcgtgttcccagtagggatcctctccaaacgtgaaagatcggcccctagggttccaccctacattatCTTGgcatcatgagccacgttgatcacgtttttggagccccttccccatgttttctagcttgattttgttgttttcgtcctaaatccgaaaatccccaccaaaaatagccccatttttttgtgatttgttggtgtgatgaaattttgttggatttgatccaccgatctgctttgcatcgagtggatctagcttttccccatctctcccgcaatttccatccacaaatttgtccgaattttgccccggagtgccctttttcccgtggagttcatcgagttcgtccacgatccaggagcccggacatccgcccgagtccccggacatccggtatcccggacatccggccactggcccggacatccggcccctggctgCAGCAACTCCATTTCCCCGCGCCATTTTCCACCTAGTTTCGCCAAATTTTGCCTCGGTGCTCACGcatacttccgcataccaccaccgctttccgcaagcaccaccaccgctcaccgctacctcctatgacggttttgacatgttttggtctttgagattttgggttgtggttcccgtgtcctattgtgtttcggctatataggtacggttcaacgtcaacatcaccaccgctcatctccattgactactcatcatcgccaaggacggtaacctcggcgacatctttgtcataccttgcaattgcattgatacccacatggccttacttttgcgtagcttacccatcgagactagccattgagtattgctggcaacgtgacttgtgcacattagtgatcatactccatagcatacataccataccatagtggtgcatatcttggcatcatttttgtgtcacaaagttgtcatcgcacacaaaattgctatcttggttcgtgaagttttgcatgagaaaagagctcaaaagtgaaagagccacccaagcttttaagcaaagaggaaagataagcaaagagcttataagcaagaaccatagcatcatactatattaagattgtcatatccgatcatcttggatcatagcaccgaaataccatacatatagcatacttgggatagagtgaaggaaatatgccctagaggcaataataaagttattatttatttcctcatatcatgataaatgtttattattcatgctagaattgtattaaccagaaacataatacatgtgtgaatacatacacaaacatagtgtcactagtatgcctctactagactaggtcattgatcaaagatggttgagtttcctaaccatagatatgagttatcatttgatcaatgggatcacatcattagaagaatgatgtgattgacttgacccatttcgttagcttaacacttgatcgtttagtatgttgctattgctttcttcatgactgatacatgttcctatgactatgagtagggatgaaaatggagtggaaactttccgttttttcggaggaaaaatggaaacggagaggaaatatgaaaacggaaatggaaatttgcaaaacgaaagtggaaatggaattttttatgcggaaacggaaacaaaaacggaacggtgttttccggtggaacatgcatggaaacagaactttccgtttccgtgaatacggaatttctgtttttactatagacctatagctgctttgtagcccaaccacCAAAGAGAACACAATGACACAATTAGTAGAATGGATCTGAGGCCCAACTTCTATtaccacacatgtactcagcttgacCTTATACGCAATTGTCCGGTACTAATAAAATACTACGCTCagttgctaacataatgatattattttgtagccatatTAACAACTCATTAATttttgtttttgtgtgtatttctctatgattcaaggggttttTAAGTTCCGATCAATGCCAATTTCAGTTTCCGTATCTGCTTTGTATTCGCTCCGTGTCCGTTTTTGGTAGTATCTGTTTTCGTATTCAtttccggggtttctgtattcgtttctgCTTCTGCAAAAAAATGTGAAAACAAATATAATAGCACTCAATTCCGTCcgtttccgctccgttttcatccctaactatgagattatgtaactcccgcttaccagaggaacactttgtgtgctaccaaatttcacaacgtaactgggtgattataaaggtgctctacaggtgtctccgaaggtacttgttgagttgacgtatttcgagattaggatttgtcactccgattgtcggagaggtatctctgggccctctcggtaatgcacatcactataagccttgcaagcaatgtgactaatgagttagttgcgggatgattcattacataaacgagtaaagagacttgccggtaacgagattgaactaggtattcagataccgacgatcgaatctcgggcaagtaacataccggtgacaaagggaacaacatatgtagttatgcagtttgaccgataatggtcttcatagaatatgtggcaaccaatatgatcatccaggttccgctattggttattgaccaaaaacgtgtctcggtcatgtctacatagttctcgaacccgtagggtccgcacgcttaaagtttggtgacgatcgttattgtgagtttttgtgttttgatgtaccgaaggtagtttggagtcctggatatgatcacggacat
This genomic window contains:
- the LOC123161883 gene encoding NAD(P)H dehydrogenase (quinone) FQR1, which produces MAAKIYIVYYSTYGHVAKLADEILKGVSSVEGVEVKLWQVPETLSDEALAKMGAPAKRDDVPVISPAELADADGLIFGFPTRFGMMPTQFKAFMDGTSELWCLQRLAGKPAALFFSSGCQGGGQETTALTAITQLVHHGMLFVPVGYTFGAGMFEMGQVKGGSPYGFGTIAGDGSRVPTELELQQAFHQGKYFAGIAKKLKGSP